A genome region from Triticum aestivum cultivar Chinese Spring chromosome 2B, IWGSC CS RefSeq v2.1, whole genome shotgun sequence includes the following:
- the LOC123046584 gene encoding uncharacterized protein isoform X2, with translation MYRPLMKADWLGWLIRSASRVTLLAYPLGRIRKITLMTVIGRNWRMSVAPGTLGMREMVLKLRRPRSIDPTKNSSKMAMTSGLITFQKVWKKMTGRPSGPGAEEEFIPLMASQTSCSEKGAVRDAFSASETSWAPAQQSCSIRVVVCYIYPLLGWKISGKGLSIGVVSPYSSQVDAIKGRLGKKYDTCDGFHVRVKSIDGFQGEEDDIIILSTVRSNGNGVVGFLADNGRTNVALTRAKHCLWIVGNAHTLYKSGTVWTDLVADAQRRKCVFNARNDAAICKLVLQVKQELDELDDLLNADSAVFNNAKWKVIISDEFSKSFTKLKLSQLRREVLQKLIKLGSGWRTTVRNLDIPGVSNHAKVYKIRDLYLIWNIDMEKRERKYIQIIKIWDLLSQQHVARTVQRLEVVFSMYTDDYLDHCRRVQTLGKLEVPMVWNVEHDIIRFKKDCRIDAQEEHDVVDASHAMENSKVSESFLLMKFYSLSTGVAKHLLTASDGSEIDIPFELTDEEKMIIQFPLTSFILGRSGTGKTTVLTMKLYRREQQSLIASQGLNLDGDDLYGMDDKNIMALNDIGESFVKQVFITVSPKLCSAINNHISGLKRFVCGDVSNQPSILHMHAIFDDQEEFTEIPESFSNLPHEHYPLIITYRKFLMMLDGTCQTSFFDVFYGELKSSVDRGYSKSHALETSIELKEVTYEKFAASYWPRFNADLTKNLDASTVFTEIISHIKGRYQASMPYTGNLGRQDYVMLSDKRFSSLNSEKRDRIYNIYVDYENMKSTAREFDLSDFVNRLHINLVSEGYKGDLVDFVYIDEVQDLTMTQIALLKYVCRNFKEGFLFAGDTAQTIARGIDFRFEDIRSLFYTAFLSETEMFNQGLRHGKQVQLSDMFQLSQNFRTHCGILHMAQSIMSLLYFFFPSSVDKLNPETGLVYGEAPVLLESDNDENAIMTIFGETKSKHGNMHGFGAEQVILVRDDATKKQIVDLVGKQALVLTIVECKGLEFQDVLLYNFFGSSPLKNKWRVLYGYMKDRDIIAQSEEISHPGFDRSKHHLLCSELKQLYVAITRTRQRLWICENTDDYCRPMFDYWKKLCLVEVRLLDPSLIQAMQTGSSTDDWRLRGIKLFNERQFEMATMCFEKAGDAYKEKWARAAGLVAIAERATSSKLENGKAPMQTASEIFESIGMHEKAAMCYMKLGDHKKASEIYESIGMHEKAATCYIKLGDYKKAGMVYMQKCGASWLEDAGICFARAECWSEAAEVFFKAKCYPECFSMCSKGKLFNLGLQFLQQLEEEHLLQNSKSLEVSAIRKTYLENCAQHYSECGDIKRMMPFVKAFSSMDHVRAFLKSKFLLEELFSLEVDMGNFLEASEIAKHKGDVLLEVDMLEKADLFEDATRLLLLHIIVDSFWSSNSRGWPPKRYPEKEQMLAKTKEMAKKVSECFYCLVCLQADALSDMNKSLASLNCTFLESRKCGNFFVEFITSRSILDVHLQSRASGYNLELGPGSEDESSCNDMVTHNQISPQTLAYAWNHWKSIVMKVLSHLRHTDGPELNEYEDLCVKYFGLRKDGARYFVLNMDSSWLSSTSRNSLQQDGNRCWLDVLQYHSCAQSFLMNELSSVGFSVLKKLESIAQISPKPSSSYALVRTILIVKEIANFLEEPEFSMPKSTMKLRSFSVLWERRFFELIFLVWRDGARRSLLHILDSPASHGLIADSLGANLQPTNKNLTHGHLGRTTILLLHAARLDDGLISRLLQYLDNDSEWADFYRCLKIFLDTGVLTSLISNFRLALDFTFNFVTWRDELDYISPICYVGLMECLGFLSSAHLLQKGCMYCTKSLLVNMLECRTSKVYLDTCLAATSRPDCDLDHTASESGHSGHFILETIMTILTEKKMLQEWVQKTSTPSCSYKAVLLRLVVTLYPLILTHDLEISHYKLTNTLLECGVFKDLPLEFSQKIVHALRTRSRKPSNFIRVVADALAAIGDRLVVMGSPEGAAICENINAYMISTEDLSDVHKVMALLCSEEASSVKQDATLPEKSDGNKFCNVAGNVPKIVQDNKMENMGEIDSSDESTAFWEKLDTFQVNKEGQKDARFIVEFLRSAVPWLADAQLLEEVRHICSEFEERTARTEKTACLTVEEDLFSMWQDGENKLHTIISYLRSARASMKEDERRNEAAAGAQPQTDGAGERTRRSDNVPDRGGSNTVEPVKEEAVSAAGPASQKAAQKQKGRKKSKKCKGRGRK, from the exons ATGTACCGACCCTTAATGAAGGCTGATTGGTTAGGGTGGTTAATCCGATCTgcaagcagggtcaccctattggcgtaccccttgGGCAGGATCCGGAAGATCACGTTAATGACCGTAATCGGGCGGAACTGGCGGATGTCAGTCGCCCCAGGGACCTTGGGGATGAGGGAGATGGTCCTGAAGTTGAGGCGGCCTAGGTCAATAGATCCCACGAAGAATTCATCAAAGATGGCCATGACCTCTGGTttaatcacgttccagaaggtctggaagaaaATGACCGGAAGACCGTCCGGGCCCGGAGCAGAGGAGGAGTTCATACCCTTGATGGCCTCCCAGACCTCCTGCTCAGAGAAGGGGGCCGTCAGGGACGCGTTCTCTGCGTCAGAGACAAGTTGGGCGCCGGCCCAACAATCATGCTCTATTAGAGTTGTTGTCTGCTACATTTACCCACTTTTAG GTTGGAAAATTTCAGGCAAAGGGCTCAGCATTGGTGTGGTCTCTCCATATAGTTCTCAAGTTGATGCAATTAAAGGCAGACTTGGCAAAAAATACGACACATGTGATGGCTTTCATGTGCGGGTCAAGTCCATTGATGGTTTCCAAGGAGAAGAGGATGATATTATAATACTATCAACGGTTAGATCCAACgggaacggagttgttggatttctTGCTGATAACGGAAGAACAAACGTTGCTCTTACCAGAGCAAA GCACTGTCTTTGGATTGTTGGGAATGCTCATACACTGTATAAAAGTGGAACTGTCTGGACAGACCTTGTTGCTGATGCTCAAAGACGTAAATGTGTTTTCAATGCCCGTAATGATGCGGCCATATGTAAGTTGGTTTTGCAAGTAAAGCAAGagcttgatgaacttgatgatcTTCTTAATGCTGATTCGGCGGTTTTCAACAATGCCAAATGGAAG GTCATTATTAGCGACGAGTTTAGTAAGTCTTTCACCAAACTGAAGTTGTCACAGCTCAGGAGGGAAGTACTCCAAAAGCTTATCAAACTTGGCAGTGGTTGGAGGACAACAGTTAGAAACTTAGATATACCTGGTGTTTCCAATCATGCAAAAGTATACAAGATCAGGGACCTTTATCTTATTTGGAACATTGACAtggagaaaagggaaagaaagTATATCCAGATAATAAAAATTTGGGACCTACTCTCACAACAACATGTTGCAAGAACAGTTCAACGTCTCGAGGTTGTTTTTTCCATGTACACAGATGATTACCTGGATCATTGCAGAAGAGTGCAGACACTTGG GAAACTGGAGGTTCCTATGGTTTGGAATGTTGAGCATGATATTATTCGCTTTAAGAAGGATTGCAGAATTGATGCTCAGGAAGAGCATGATGTCGTGGATGCATCACATGCCATGGAAAATTCAAAAGTTAGCGAAAGCTTCTTGCTTATGAAATTCTACTCGTTATCCACTGGAGTGGCAAAACATTTGCTGACAGCTTCTGATGGTTCGGAAATCGATATCCCCTTTGAACTGACTGATGAAGAAAAGATGATAATCCAATTCCCGCTCACTAGTTTTATACTTGGGAGGTCAGGCACTGGAAAAACCACTGTATTGACAATGAAACTGTATCGAAGAGAGCAACAGTCATTGATTGCCTCCCAGGGTCTAAATTTGGATGGTGATGATTTATATGGGATGGATGACAAAAATATTATGGCACTGAACGACATAGGAGAAAGTTTTGTGAAACAAGTGTTTATAACTGTAAGCCCAAAGCTGTGTTCAGCCATAAATAATCACATTTCTGGACTTAAAAG GTTTGTTTGTGGTGATGTCTCTAATCAGCCTAGCATTCTTCATATGCACGCCATCTTTGATGACCAGGAAGAGTTCACAGAAATACCTGAGAGTTTTAGCAATCTACCTCATGAGCACTATCCTCTTATTATAACATAtcgaaagttcttgatgatgcttgATGGAACATGCCAGACGTCATTTTTTGATGTGTTCTATGGCGAACTGAAGTCTAGTGTTGATAGAGGGTATTCAAAATCTCATGCGCTGGAAACGTCTATTGAATTAAAGGAAGTTACCTATGAGAAATTTGCTGCTTCGTATTGGCCTCGTTTTAATGCAGACCTGACCAAGAACCTTGATGCATCCACTGTCTTCACTGAAATAATTTCTCATATAAAGGGTagatatcaagcaagcatgccttACACCGGCAATCTTGGAAGACAAGATTATGTGATGCTCTCAGATAAAAGATTTTCATCTCTGAACAGCGAGAAGAGAGATAGGATTTATAATATTTATGTTGATTATGAGAATATGAAATCCACTGCCAGAGAGTTTGATTTGTCAGATTTCGTCAATCGTCTTCACATCAATCTTGTATCCGAGGGCTACAAAGGAGATCTGGTGGATTTTGTTTACATAGATGAGGTGCAGGATCTAACCATGACACAGATAGCACTTCTTAAGTATGTCTGCAGGAACTTCAAGGAAGGCTTTCTTTTTGCTGGTGACACGGCCCAGACTATAGCAAGGGGTATCGATTTCAGGTTTGAAGATATCCGTTCACTTTTTTATACTGCATTTCTCTCAGAAACTGAAATGTTTAATCAAGGACTTCGACATGGAAAACAAGTCCAACTCTCTGATATGTTCCAACTGTCTCAGAATTTCCGCACGCACTGTGGCATCCTTCACATGGCACAAAGTATCATGAGCCTTCTGTACTTCTTTTTCCCGTCAAGTGTTGACAAGCTTAATCCAGAGACTGGACTTGTATATGGAGAAGCTCCCGTGCTGCTGGAATCTGATAATGATGAAAATGCAATTATGACTATATTTGGAGAAACCAAAAGTAAGCATGGTAACATGCATGGGTTTGGTGCTGAGCAAGTCATATTAGTTCGTGATGATGCTACCAAAAAACAAATTGTTGATCTTGTTGGTAAACAGGCTCTTGTTTTGACTATTGTTGAATGTAAGGGCCTTGAGTTCCAG GATGTGCTGTTGTACAACTTTTTTGGCTCGTCACCCTTGAAAAACAAATGGAGAGTTCTGTACGGCTACATGAAAGATAGAGATATTATAGCACAATCTGAGGAGATCTCTCATCCGGGTTTCGACAGAAGCAAGCATCATCTTCTATGCTCAGAGCTGAAGCAACTCTATGTTGCAATCACACGCACGAGGCAAAGACTCTGGATATGTGAGAATACAGATGATTACTGTCGACCGATGTTTGACTATTGGAAGAAGTTGTGTCTTGTAGAGGTTAGATTACTTGATCCTTCCCTCATTCAAGCAATGCAGACAGGAAGTAGTACAGATGATTGGAGGCTACGGGGAATCAAG TTATTCAACGAGAGGCAATTTGAAATGGCTACGATGTGTTTTGAAAAAGCTGGTGATGCATACAAAGAGAAGTGGGCAAGAGCTGCCGGACTTGTAGCAATTGCTGAACGTGCCACATCCTCAAAATTGGAGAATGGCAAGGCTCCAATGCAAACAGCATCAGAGATTTTTGAGTCCATAGGCATGCATGAGAAAGCTGCTATGTGCTATATGAAATTAGGTGACCACAAAAAAGCATCAGAGATTTATGAGTCCATAGGCATGCATGAGAAAGCTGCTACGTGCTATATCAAATTAGGTGACTACAAGAAAGCAG GTATGGTCTACATGCAAAAATGTGGTGCTTCCTGGCTTGAGGATGCTGGTATCTGTTTTGCTAGGGCTGAATGCTGGTCGGAGGCAGCTGAAGTGTTCTTCAAAGCTAAATGTTACCCCGAGTGTTTCTCAATGTGCTCGAAAGGAAAACTATTCAATCTTGGCTTGCAGTTCCTGCAGCAGTTGGAGGAGGAACATTTGCTTCAGAATTCAAAATCCTTAGAGGTTTCTGCTATTAGAAAGACGTATCTTGAAAATTGTGCTCAGCATTATTCTGAGTGTGGTGACATAAAGCGTATGATGCCTTTTGTTAAGGCTTTCAGTTCTATGGATCATGTACGGGCATTCTTGAAGTCTAAGTTTCTTCTTGAAGAACTGTTTAGCCTAGAGGTGGATATGGGTAATTTCCTTGAAGCTTCAGAAATAGCAAAGCATAAAGGAGATGTCTTACTTGAGGTAGACATGCTTGAGAAGGCAGATTTGTTTGAGGATGCAACACGGCTTCTCCTCCTCCATATCATTGTAGATTCTTTTTGGTCTTCAAATAGCAGAGGGTGGCCTCCTAAAAGATATCCAGAGAAGGAGCAAATGCTTGCAAAAACCAAAGAGATGGCAAAAAAGGtctctgagtgcttctactgccttGTTTGCCTGCAAGCTGATGCACTGTCAGACATGAACAAGTCTCTTGCCAGTTTAAATTGCACTTTTCTTGAAAGCAGAAAATGTGGTAACTTCTTTGTTGAATTCATCACTTCCCGTTCGATTCTTGATGTCCACCTTCAGTCTCGAGCCTCTGGATACAATTTGGAATTAGGGCCAGGATCTGAAGATGAAAGTAGCTGTAATGATATGGTGACTCATAACCAGATATCACCCCAAACCCTAGCGTATGCCTGGAATCACTGGAAGTCAATCGTAATGAAAGTACTATCTCATCTTCGCCACACTGATGGTCCAGAATTAAATGAATACGAAGATCTTTGCGTTAAGTACTTTGGGTTGAGGAAAGATGGTGCCCGATACTTTGTGCTTAACATGGACTCAAGTTGGCTCTCTAGCACAAGCAGAAATTCTTTGCAGCAAGATGGCAACAGATGTTGGCTGGATGTCCTTCAGTATCATTCATGTGCCCAGTCTTTCTTGATGAATGAGTTGTCTTCTGTTGGTTTCAGTGTACTTAAGAAGTTGGAGTCCATTGCTCAAATTTCTCCAAAGCCATCATCTTCATATGCCCTGGTGAGAACTATCCTTATTGTAAAAGAGATAGCTAACTTTTTGGAAGAACCAGAGTTCAGTATGCCGAAAAGTACAATGAAGTTAAGAAGCTTCTCTGTTCTCTGGGAGCGTCGCTTCTTCGAGTTAATTTTTCTTGTCTGGAGAGATGGGGCAAGGAGGAGCCTCTTGCATATACTTGACTCACCAGCTTCGCATGGGCTGATTGCTGATTCCCTTGGTGCAAATCTTCAACCAACAAATAAAAATTTAACTCATGGGCATCTTGGGAGGACAACCATACTTCTGCTCCATGCAGCACGATTGGATGATGGACTGATTTCAAGGCTGCTACAGTACCTAGACAATGATTCTGAGTGGGCAGATTTTTATCGATGTTTGAAGATATTTCTTGATACTGGTGTTCTTACCTCCTTGATCTCGAACTTTAGGCTCGCCCTTGATTTTACCTTCAATTTTGTGACGTGGAGGGATGAACTGGACTACATATCTCCAATATGCTATGTGGGTCTGATGGAGTGCCTTGGTTTTTTGTCTTCAGCACACCTTCTACAGAAAGGTTGTATGTACTGCACGAAATCTCTGTTGGTCAATATGCTGGAATGCCGTACCAGCAAAGTTTACCTTGAcacctgcctggcagctacttcaaGACCAGATTGCGATCTTGATCATACGGCGTCCGAATCAGGCCATTCAGGCCATTTCATATTAGAGACCATTATGACTATCTTGACAGAGAAGAAAATGCTTCAGGAGTGGGTCCAGAAGACTTCAACTCCTAGTTGTTCATACAAAGCAGTCCTCCTGAGATTAGTTGTCACACTTTATCCGCTGATCCTAACTCATGATCTGGAGATTTCCCATTATAAGCTCACAAATACTCTTCTGGAATGTGGAGTCTTTAAGGATTTACCTCTGGAGTTCTCTCAGAAGATTGTACATGCTTTACGAACGAGGTCTCGCAAACCAAGCAACTTCATAAGAGTGGTTGCTGATGCACTTGCTGCAATCGGAGATCGTCTGGTAGTTATGGGTTCACCTGAAGGCGCAGCAATCTGTGAAAACATAAACGCTTATATGATTAGCACAGAGGATTTGAGTGATGTTCACAAGGTAATGGCTCTTCTTTGTTCTGAAGAGGCAAGTTCTGTAAAGCAAGATGCCACACTGCCAGAAAAATCTGATGGTAACAAATTCTGCAATGTTGCTGGAAACGTTCCGAAGATTGTACAAGATAATAAGATGGAGAATATGGGAGAGATAGATTCAAGTGATGAGAGTACTGCCTTCTGGGAAAAGCTTGATACTTTTCAAGTCAACAAGGAAGGCCAG AAAGATGCAAGGTTTATTGTTGAATTCCTTAGGAGTGCCGTTCCATGGCTGGCTGATGCACAATTGCTGGAAGAGGTCAGGCACATCTGCAGCGAGTTCGAAGAACGTACTGCCAG GACGGAGAAGACAGCTTGTCTGACCGTGGAGGAGGATCTATTCTCAATGTGGCAAGACGGTGAGAACAAACTGCATACGATTATCAGCTATCTGCGTTCCGCAAGGGCGTCCATGAAAGAAGATGAAAGGAGGAATGAAGCTGCAGCCGGTGCCCAGCCGCAGACTGATGGAGCGGGCGAGCGAACCAGGCGTTCAGACAATGTTCCTGATAGGGGAGGAAGCAACACGGTGGAACCGGTGAAGGAAGAAGCTGTGTCGGCCGCCGGCCCGGCCTCGCAGAAGGCGGCACAGAAGCAGAAGGGCAGGAAGAAATCGAAGAAATGTAAAGGCCGTGGCAGGAAGTGA